From a region of the Zerene cesonia ecotype Mississippi chromosome 11, Zerene_cesonia_1.1, whole genome shotgun sequence genome:
- the LOC119830299 gene encoding uncharacterized protein LOC119830299, protein MWQIVMYLVFFTFTVLTHVLPGPANPYQHGPHYTVSNEHKQPFIEVRNATYHGSGPREEARAMCSVKTQEVNATANATITRRLHGVVTSRELHSAVQRLEVIIFGQMQQLWQSLDALRAQVAGESRVSYPDRRSVVFRYKP, encoded by the exons ATGTGGcaaattgttatgtatttgGTGTTTTTCACTTTCACTGTTCTGACTCACGTGCTTCCCGGGCCTGCAAATCCTTATC aGCACGGACCTCATTACACTGTAAGTAACGAACATAAGCAGCCATTCATAGAGGTGCGGAATGCAACGTACCACGGCAGTGGACCCCGCGAAGAAGCGCGAGCCATGTGCTCCGTGAAAACACAGGAAGTTAACGCTACTGCTAATGCAACGATAACAAGACGACTACACGGCGTCGTTACTTCAA GAGAGCTTCACAGTGCTGTGCAGCGGCTAGAAGTAATTATTTTCGGTCAAATGCAACAGCTGTGGCAAAGCTTGGACGCACTTCGTGCACAAGTCGCTGGTGAATCCCGAGTTTCATATCCTGATCGTCGAAGCGTCGTTTTTAGATATAAACCATAG